A genomic segment from Stappia indica encodes:
- a CDS encoding RNA ligase family protein: MSDFFRFPSTPHLAWLGDRSALRDDKLLNAEQANALLSGPVVVEEKLDGANLGLSLDVDGRLRAQNRGQYLAEPYGGQFSRLPAWLGQHGPALQEILKPDLILFGEWCAARHSLDYGALPDWFLAFDVYDGASGNFWSAQRRNSLAAEAGLTVVPRVFEGHTSLSDLLRLVSETPSRYRTGQPLEGVVVRRETALICEARAKLVRADFTQAIDEHWRSRAIEWNSVDYTLRD; the protein is encoded by the coding sequence ATGAGCGACTTCTTCCGTTTTCCCTCTACTCCGCATCTCGCATGGCTGGGCGACAGGAGCGCACTGCGCGATGACAAGCTGCTGAACGCCGAGCAGGCCAATGCCTTGCTGTCCGGACCTGTGGTGGTGGAGGAAAAGCTGGATGGCGCCAATCTGGGCCTGTCGCTGGATGTAGATGGACGCCTGCGTGCCCAGAACCGGGGCCAGTATCTTGCCGAGCCCTATGGTGGACAGTTCTCACGCCTTCCAGCCTGGCTCGGGCAGCACGGCCCGGCGCTGCAGGAAATTCTGAAACCGGATTTGATATTGTTCGGCGAATGGTGCGCGGCGCGGCACTCGCTCGACTACGGCGCCTTGCCCGACTGGTTCCTTGCCTTCGATGTCTATGACGGTGCCAGCGGAAACTTCTGGAGCGCGCAGCGGCGAAATTCCCTGGCCGCGGAAGCCGGGCTGACCGTCGTTCCTCGCGTCTTTGAAGGGCACACCTCGCTGTCCGACCTGTTGCGTCTCGTCTCCGAGACCCCAAGCCGCTACCGAACCGGTCAGCCGCTCGAGGGGGTGGTGGTCCGACGGGAAACGGCGCTGATCTGCGAAGCAAGAGCCAAGCTGGTGCGAGCCGATTTCACCCAGGCTATCGACGAGCATTGGCGCAGTCGCGCCATCGAGTGGAACTCGGTCGACTATACCCTGCGCGATTGA
- a CDS encoding thiol-disulfide oxidoreductase DCC family protein: MTVLQARDPFSFRDDPRVPPFDDTAPLAVMDAECAVCSWGARMIHRLDRSERVRICPVQTPLGAALLEHYGLAPDDPSTWLFIDRGVAHADFDAIIHAGRSFGGWGRLTAVFLLLPRPLRDGLYRCLARNRYALFGRGDMCALPDPAFRKRLLGRKETTDG, translated from the coding sequence ATGACGGTGCTACAGGCGAGAGACCCGTTTTCCTTCCGCGACGATCCTCGCGTGCCGCCGTTCGACGATACGGCTCCGCTGGCGGTGATGGATGCCGAATGCGCCGTCTGCAGCTGGGGAGCGCGGATGATCCACCGGCTCGACCGGTCGGAACGGGTTCGCATCTGTCCGGTGCAGACCCCGCTCGGGGCAGCCCTGCTGGAGCATTACGGGTTGGCGCCCGACGATCCCTCGACATGGCTTTTCATCGACCGTGGCGTCGCGCATGCGGATTTCGACGCCATCATCCATGCCGGTCGCAGCTTCGGCGGCTGGGGCCGGCTGACGGCGGTTTTCCTGCTGCTGCCCCGACCGCTGCGCGACGGGCTCTACCGATGTCTTGCGCGCAACCGCTATGCCCTGTTCGGCCGCGGCGACATGTGCGCCTTGCCGGATCCCGCCTTTCGAAAGCGGCTTTTGGGCAGGAAAGAGACTACAGACGGCTAA
- a CDS encoding GFA family protein — MERHTGGCLCGNVRFVASGRPYRVGLCHCLDCRKNHGSLFHASAIFPADAVTTEGETGDYQGRFFCPRCGSPVFGRSEDEVMINLGALDAPDQFTPTYELWTVRREAWLPVFPLKHRYEHDRPDGSRTED, encoded by the coding sequence ATGGAACGACACACCGGCGGATGCCTTTGCGGCAATGTGCGGTTCGTGGCGTCGGGACGGCCCTATCGCGTCGGCCTGTGCCACTGCCTCGACTGCCGCAAGAACCATGGCTCGCTGTTTCACGCCTCGGCGATCTTTCCGGCGGATGCGGTGACCACCGAGGGAGAGACCGGAGACTATCAGGGCCGGTTTTTCTGCCCGCGCTGCGGATCGCCCGTTTTCGGCCGCAGCGAGGACGAGGTGATGATCAATCTCGGTGCGCTCGACGCGCCGGACCAGTTCACGCCGACCTACGAGCTGTGGACCGTGCGGCGAGAAGCCTGGTTGCCGGTGTTTCCGCTGAAACACCGCTACGAGCACGACCGTCCGGACGGCAGCCGTACCGAGGATTAG
- a CDS encoding M48 family metalloprotease, whose translation MKSLSRTAARPVRRRAARPLRLAAVFAAALTVSACQFSGSSPIEIGTPAPGTLRPGISNDLGAREHPRVVATYGGVYEDRGAERAVAQVVGRLVEASDDPSQSYRITILNSPAVNAFALPGGYLYVTRGLLALATDTSEVAAVLAHEMAHVTASHAIKRQQRAEATELAGRVLGNVVRDPDQQRAAIVSSQLSFARFSQIQELEADAVGVRTLAKARYDPFAAARFLTAMGQFAAFQSAQGAGKGAPDFLSSHPTTPERVQTAVRAARQIGAPGLGERDRDAYLTKIDGMLYGDDPLEGYIRGRSFLHKALGISFTAPPGYILENSPEAVLASNPNGTALRFDGADLTDFPSLTAYMTSGWINGLIRDSVREETVNGLAAVTASAVTEGWSFRIAVVRIGRTGYRFIFASRSGGEEFTRDYEATVKSFRQLTPTEIARLRPLRIKVIRADAGDTPERLAVGMSGVEPARRLELFSILNQTPPGQAIPAGTPLKLVVD comes from the coding sequence GTGAAGAGCTTGTCCAGAACAGCAGCGCGTCCGGTTCGGCGCCGGGCGGCGCGCCCTCTCCGGCTCGCGGCGGTCTTCGCTGCGGCGCTGACGGTCTCCGCTTGCCAGTTTTCCGGGTCCTCGCCGATCGAGATCGGCACGCCGGCGCCCGGCACCCTGCGCCCCGGCATTTCCAACGATCTGGGCGCGCGCGAGCATCCGCGCGTGGTGGCGACCTATGGCGGCGTCTATGAGGATCGCGGGGCGGAACGCGCCGTGGCGCAGGTGGTCGGCCGGCTGGTCGAGGCCTCCGACGACCCCTCGCAGAGCTATCGCATCACCATTCTGAACTCGCCGGCGGTCAACGCCTTCGCCTTGCCGGGCGGCTATCTCTATGTGACGCGCGGCCTCCTGGCGCTGGCGACCGATACGTCCGAAGTGGCGGCGGTGCTGGCGCACGAGATGGCGCATGTCACGGCGAGCCACGCGATCAAGCGCCAGCAGCGGGCCGAGGCGACGGAGCTTGCCGGCCGGGTGCTGGGCAATGTGGTGCGCGACCCGGACCAGCAGCGGGCGGCCATCGTCTCCTCGCAGCTGTCCTTCGCCCGCTTCTCGCAGATCCAGGAGCTGGAGGCGGATGCCGTCGGCGTGCGCACGCTCGCCAAGGCGCGCTACGATCCCTTTGCCGCCGCGCGGTTCCTCACGGCCATGGGCCAGTTCGCGGCCTTCCAGTCGGCGCAGGGCGCGGGCAAGGGCGCACCGGACTTCCTGTCCTCGCATCCGACGACGCCGGAGCGGGTGCAGACGGCGGTGCGTGCCGCACGGCAGATCGGCGCGCCCGGTCTCGGCGAACGCGACCGCGATGCGTATCTGACCAAGATCGACGGCATGCTCTACGGCGACGATCCGCTGGAGGGCTATATCCGCGGCCGGTCGTTCCTGCACAAGGCGCTGGGCATCAGCTTCACCGCGCCGCCGGGCTATATTCTCGAGAACTCGCCGGAAGCGGTGCTTGCCAGCAATCCGAACGGTACGGCGCTGCGCTTCGACGGCGCGGACCTGACCGATTTCCCCTCGCTCACCGCCTACATGACCAGCGGCTGGATCAACGGGCTCATTCGCGACAGCGTGCGCGAGGAAACGGTGAACGGGTTGGCGGCGGTGACGGCCTCCGCAGTGACGGAGGGCTGGTCCTTCCGCATCGCGGTGGTGCGCATCGGGCGGACCGGCTACCGGTTCATCTTCGCGTCCCGCTCGGGCGGCGAGGAATTCACCCGCGACTACGAGGCGACGGTGAAAAGCTTCCGCCAGCTGACGCCGACGGAGATCGCCCGGCTGCGGCCGCTGCGCATCAAGGTGATCCGCGCCGATGCCGGCGACACGCCGGAGCGGCTGGCCGTCGGCATGAGCGGCGTGGAGCCCGCCCGCCGGCTGGAACTGTTCTCGATCCTCAACCAGACGCCGCCGGGCCAGGCGATCCCGGCCGGCACGCCGCTGAAGCTGGTGGTCGACTAG
- a CDS encoding thermonuclease family protein, translating to MLAAAVSAGAAIPAAVAGESGLPDACLGAAATELMEARAEPGEPHVWRTATGGLLRQAELVSLAVDDPAGAGSNAEAGAAGVRFVALGEETDRWQRRSGHLMLTPGDRWLARELVRQGRAIVAPRLAARDCLAHLLKEEALARQRKAGLWAHERVWSAHDPKALSERTGRYTLVAGRVISVGETRSMVYLNFGGRWSRDFTATISAERKAAFADAGLDVTSLDGAAIRLRGMVRQAGGPSIELVHPAQIERLDRNGDQR from the coding sequence ATGCTTGCGGCAGCCGTCAGTGCCGGGGCAGCGATACCGGCGGCGGTTGCCGGCGAAAGCGGGCTCCCCGATGCCTGCCTGGGCGCTGCGGCGACGGAGCTGATGGAGGCGAGGGCCGAGCCGGGCGAGCCGCATGTGTGGCGCACCGCGACCGGCGGGCTGCTGCGCCAGGCCGAGCTGGTGTCCCTGGCCGTCGATGATCCTGCAGGCGCCGGCTCCAACGCCGAGGCCGGCGCGGCGGGCGTGCGGTTCGTGGCGCTGGGCGAGGAGACGGACCGCTGGCAGCGCCGCTCCGGCCATTTGATGCTCACCCCCGGAGACCGTTGGCTTGCCCGCGAACTGGTGCGGCAGGGGCGGGCCATCGTCGCCCCGAGGCTTGCCGCGCGCGACTGCCTTGCCCACCTTCTGAAGGAAGAGGCGCTTGCGCGCCAACGCAAGGCCGGCCTGTGGGCGCATGAGCGGGTGTGGTCGGCGCATGATCCGAAGGCGCTGTCCGAGCGCACCGGCCGTTATACGCTGGTGGCGGGCCGGGTGATTTCTGTCGGAGAGACCCGTTCGATGGTCTACCTGAATTTCGGCGGCCGCTGGAGCCGCGACTTCACTGCGACGATCAGCGCCGAGCGCAAGGCAGCCTTCGCGGATGCCGGGCTTGACGTCACGTCCCTTGACGGGGCAGCTATTCGCCTGCGCGGCATGGTGCGGCAGGCGGGCGGTCCGTCCATCGAACTGGTGCATCCCGCGCAGATCGAGCGGCTCGACAGGAATGGCGATCAGCGGTGA
- a CDS encoding aspartate aminotransferase family protein yields the protein MSHIFPRHTAMRPPRAVAGDGCYIIDETGKRYLDASGGAAVSCLGHSDCEVTEAVKAQLDAIAFAHTGFFTSEPAEKLADLLIAHAPAGLERVYLVSGGSEATEAAIKLARQFHIENGEPSRARIIARRQSYHGNTLGALSAGGNMWRREPFAPLLVDMSHISPCYAYRGQQEGESEEAYGLRVADELEAEILARGPETVAAFIAEPVVGATLGAVPAVPGYFRRIREICDRYGVLLILDEVMCGMGRTGHLFACEADGIAPDILCIAKGLGAGYQPIGAMLASGRIYRAIEEGSGFFQHGHTYIGHPAAAAAGHAVVSALVDRGLVARSAEMGEQLKGALVDRFGQHPHVGDIRGRGLFLGLELVEDRESKTPFAPERRLNAVLKKAAFARGLVCYPMGGTLDGRQGDHVLLAPPFILEEAQIGEIVDKLSGALEDALAA from the coding sequence ATGTCTCACATTTTCCCCCGCCATACCGCCATGCGTCCGCCGCGCGCCGTTGCCGGCGATGGTTGCTACATCATCGACGAGACCGGCAAGCGCTATCTCGACGCCTCGGGCGGGGCGGCCGTGTCCTGCCTCGGCCATTCGGACTGCGAGGTGACGGAGGCGGTCAAGGCGCAGCTCGACGCCATCGCTTTTGCCCATACCGGCTTCTTCACCAGCGAGCCGGCGGAGAAGCTCGCCGATCTCCTGATCGCCCACGCGCCGGCAGGGCTGGAGCGGGTCTATCTCGTCTCCGGCGGCTCGGAGGCGACGGAAGCGGCGATCAAGCTGGCGCGGCAGTTCCACATCGAGAACGGCGAACCGTCGCGGGCGCGCATCATCGCCCGCCGGCAGAGCTATCACGGCAACACGCTGGGCGCGCTGTCGGCCGGCGGCAACATGTGGCGGCGGGAGCCTTTCGCGCCGCTGCTGGTCGACATGTCGCATATCTCGCCCTGCTACGCCTATCGCGGCCAGCAGGAGGGCGAGAGCGAGGAGGCCTACGGCCTGCGCGTCGCCGACGAGCTGGAGGCCGAGATCCTGGCGCGCGGTCCCGAGACGGTGGCAGCCTTCATCGCCGAGCCGGTGGTGGGCGCGACGCTCGGTGCGGTTCCGGCGGTCCCGGGCTATTTCCGCCGCATCCGCGAGATCTGCGACCGCTACGGCGTGCTGCTCATCCTCGACGAGGTGATGTGCGGCATGGGGCGGACGGGGCACCTGTTCGCCTGCGAGGCGGACGGGATCGCGCCCGACATCTTGTGCATCGCCAAGGGGCTCGGCGCCGGCTACCAGCCGATCGGCGCGATGCTGGCGAGCGGGCGCATCTACCGCGCCATCGAGGAAGGCTCCGGCTTCTTCCAGCATGGTCACACCTATATCGGCCACCCGGCAGCGGCCGCCGCGGGACACGCGGTGGTCAGCGCGCTGGTCGACCGCGGTCTTGTCGCCCGCTCGGCCGAGATGGGCGAACAGCTCAAGGGCGCGCTCGTCGACCGGTTCGGCCAGCATCCCCATGTCGGCGACATTCGCGGGCGCGGGTTGTTCCTGGGTCTCGAGCTGGTCGAGGACCGGGAGAGCAAGACGCCCTTCGCCCCGGAGCGGCGGCTCAATGCAGTGCTCAAGAAGGCGGCCTTCGCGCGCGGGCTCGTCTGCTATCCGATGGGCGGGACGCTCGACGGCCGCCAGGGCGACCATGTGCTGCTGGCGCCGCCCTTCATCCTGGAGGAGGCGCAGATCGGCGAGATCGTCGACAAGCTCTCCGGTGCGCTGGAGGATGCGCTGGCAGCGTGA
- a CDS encoding 2-hydroxychromene-2-carboxylate isomerase, protein MSRPVIQFWYEFASTYSYPAAMRVEELAARRGVELRWRPFLLGPIFAEAGWTTSPFNLLPVKGAYMWRDLERICAASGLSFARPDPFPQNGLKAARIATALAPEQVPSFSRAVYLAQFGEGRQIDDETLLATLIARAGADAQEILALSAGEEVKTRLRESVAEAKALGIFGAPSITCADGELFWGNDRLEQAMDHALATHAAK, encoded by the coding sequence ATGTCACGCCCGGTCATCCAGTTCTGGTACGAATTCGCCTCCACCTACAGCTATCCGGCGGCCATGCGGGTCGAGGAGCTGGCGGCGCGGCGCGGGGTCGAGCTGCGCTGGCGGCCGTTCCTGCTGGGTCCGATCTTCGCGGAGGCCGGATGGACGACCTCGCCTTTCAATCTCCTGCCGGTGAAGGGCGCCTATATGTGGCGCGACCTGGAGCGGATCTGCGCGGCCTCCGGCCTGTCCTTCGCCCGGCCCGACCCGTTCCCGCAGAACGGCCTCAAGGCCGCGCGCATCGCCACCGCGCTTGCGCCGGAGCAGGTGCCGTCTTTCTCGCGCGCGGTCTATCTGGCGCAGTTCGGCGAGGGCCGGCAGATCGACGACGAGACGCTGCTGGCGACGCTGATCGCGCGCGCCGGGGCGGATGCCCAAGAGATCCTGGCCCTGTCGGCGGGCGAGGAGGTGAAGACGCGGCTGCGCGAAAGCGTGGCGGAGGCGAAGGCGCTCGGCATTTTCGGGGCGCCGAGCATCACCTGTGCCGACGGGGAGCTGTTCTGGGGCAACGACCGGCTGGAACAGGCGATGGATCACGCGCTGGCCACCCACGCGGCGAAGTGA